The Vidua chalybeata isolate OUT-0048 chromosome 6, bVidCha1 merged haplotype, whole genome shotgun sequence genome has a segment encoding these proteins:
- the LOC128789012 gene encoding collagen alpha-5(IV) chain-like isoform X1, with translation MAAGPLSSPQRSPSGEMPAPQGEPGSTEIPAFQGKPGSTREIPAPEGKSRLHRGSPAPQGRSPLLRGDPGSAEEIPAPQAGSRFRRGDPVSSGGILVRQRRSRLPGGDPGSSGGILVRQRRSRLPGGNPGSSGGIPAPPPRRSPWPSGGARSPAPPRPLRPAAPALGGGLRGARILFLRDLLRFRFC, from the exons ATGGCAGCTGGCCCGCTATCATCCCCTCAGCGCAGCCCTTCAGGGGAAATGCCGGCTCCACAGGGAGAGCCCGGCTCCACAGAGATCCCCGCTTTTCAGGGGAAGCCCGGGTCTACAAGGGAGATCCCAGCTCCTGAGGGGAAATCCCGGCTCCACAGGGGGAGCCCGGCTCCTCAGGG GAGATCCCCGCTCCTCAGGGGTGATCCCGGTTCCGCAGAGGAGATCCCGGCTCCTCAGGCGGGATCCCGGTTCCGCAGAGGAGATCCTGTCTCCTCAGGAGGGATCCTGGTTCGGCAGAGGAGATCCCGGCTCCCCGGAGGAGATCCCGGCTCCTCAGGCGGGATCCTGGTTCGGCAGAGGAGATCCCGGCTCCCCGGAGGAAATCCCGGCTCCTCAGGCGGGATCCCGGCTCCCCCGCCCCGCCGTTCCCCATGGCCGTCGGGCGGCGCTCGCTCTCCAGCACCGCCCCGGCCCCTCAGACCGGCCGCCCCCGCTCTCGGCGGAGGGTTGCGCGGGGCGCGTATCTTGTTTCTCCGTGACTTGCTGCGATTTCGGTTTTGTTAA
- the PTH gene encoding parathyroid hormone — MTSIRNLAQAAIILCAMCFFTTSDGRPMVRRSVSEMQLMHNLGEHRHTVERQDWLQMKLQDVHSALEDARTQRPRSKDDLVLGRRLLPEHLRAAVQKKSVDLDKAYMDVLFKTKP; from the exons ATGACTTCTATAAGAAACCTGGCCCAGGCTGCAATAATTTTATGTGCCATGTGCTTTTTTACAACCTCTGATGGAAGACCAATGGT GAGAAGGTCTGTGAGTGAGATGCAGTTGATGCATAACCTGGGCGAGCATCGGCACACGGTGGAGAGGCAGGACTGGCTGCAGATGAAGCTGCAGGACGTGCACAGTGCCCTGGAGGACGCTCGCACCCAGAGGCCTCGGAGCAAGGACGACCTTGTGCTGGGCCGGAGGCTGCTCCCGGAGCACCTGCGGGCAGCAGTGCAGAAGAAATCCGTGGATCTGGACAAGGCTTACATGGATGTTCTCTTTAAAACAAAGCCGTAG
- the BTBD10 gene encoding BTB/POZ domain-containing protein 10 isoform X1: protein MPKDADLAFKAAFLEGAEFLCALIPKLFPCFCVSSLIDTRGSTSSRVAKGIDYTKMSLHGASGGHERSRDRRRSSDRSRDSSHERAESQLTPCIRNVTSPTRQYHSDREKDHSSSRPSSPRPQKTSPNGSVVSMGTSSRNSSQSSSDGSCKAGGEMVFVYENGKEGARNVRTSERVTLIVDNTRFVVDPSIFTAQPNTMLGRMFGSGREHNFTRPNEKGEYEVAEGIGSTVFRAILDYYKTGVIRCPDGISIPELREACDYLCISFEYSTIKCRDLSALMHELSNDGARKQFEFYLEEMILPLMVASAQSGERECHIVVLTDDDVVDWDEEYPPQMGEEYSQIIYSTKLYRFFKYIENRDVAKSVLKERGLKKIRLGIEGYPTYKEKVKKRPGGRPEVIYNYVQRPFIRMSWEKEEGKSRHVDFQCVKSKSITNLAAAAADIPQDQLVVMHPTPQVDELDILPMHPAPGSSELEAEGQNPPL from the exons ATGCCAAAGGATGCTGATCTGGCTTTCAAAGCTGCCTTTTTGGAAGGAGCAGAATTCCTTTGTGCTCTGATTCCGAAATTGTTCCCATGCTTCTGTGTTTCCTCCCTGATAGACACGAGAGGAAG cacCTCATCCCGTGTTGCTAAAGGAATAGACTACACCAAAATGAGCCTCCATGGTGCGAGCGGTGGACACGAGAGATCAAGGGACAGGCGCAGATCCAGTGACAGGTCTCGTGACTCGTCCCACGAAAGAGCAGAATCTCAGCTCACTCCATGCATCAGGAATGTCACTTCACCAACAAGACAGTATCATTCTG ATCGCGAGAAGGATCACAGTTCATCTCGGCccagcagcccccggccccaGAAGACGTCCCCCAATGGTTCTGTTGTCAGCAtgggcaccagcagcaggaacagcagccagTCCAGCTCCGATGGCAGCTGCAAGGCTGGTGGGGAAATGGTGTTCGTGTATGAAAATGGCAAAGAGGGAGCTCGCAACGTCAGAACCTCCGAGCGAGTAACGCTCATCGTGGACAACACCAGATTTGTTGTAGATCCTTCCATCTTCACTGCGCAACCTAACACAATGTTGGGCAG GATGTTTGGATCAGGCAGAGAACACAACTTTACACGGCCCAATGAAAAAGGAGAGTATGAAGTTGCTGAAGGAATTGGTTCCACTGTGTTTCGTGCTATTCTG GATTACTACAAGACTGGGGTGATCCGCTGTCCTGATGGGATATCTATTCCTGAACTGAGGGAAGCATGTGACTATCTCTGTATCTCCTTTGAGTATAGTACTATAAAATGCAGAGATCTTA GTGCTCTCATGCATGAATTGTCAAATGATGGTGCTCGCAAGCAATTTGAGTTTTACCTGGAAGAAATGATTCTCCCATTGATGGTAGCCAGTGCCCAAAGTGGGGAGAGGGAGTGCCACATTGTTGTGCTGACAGATGATGATGTTGTTGACTGGGATGAAGAGTATCCCCCCCAAATGGGAGAGGAGTATTCACAAA ttaTTTACAGCACAAAGTTGTATAGATTCTTCAAATACATTGAAAACAGAGACGTGGCCAAATCAGTTCTGAAGGAAAGGGGGCTCAAGAAGATCCGACTGGGCATTGAAG GTTACCCCACGTACaaggagaaggtgaagaagcGGCCGGGCGGGAGGCCGGAGGTGATCTACAACTACGTGCAGAGGCCGTTCATCCGCATGTCgtgggagaaggaggaggggaagagccGGCACGTTGACTTCCAGTGCGTGAAGAGCAAATCCATCACCAACCtggcggcggcagcagcagacATCCCGCAGGACCAGCTGGTGGTGATGCACCCCACGCCGCAGGTGGACGAGCTGGACATCCTGCCCATGCACCCCGCCCCTGGCAGCAGCGAGCTGGAGGCCGAGGGCCAGAACCCCCCGCTCTGA
- the LOC128789012 gene encoding collagen alpha-1(X) chain-like isoform X2, translating into MKAEITETSNHLNFIIWQLARYHPLSAALQGKCRLHRESPAPQRSPLFRGSPGLQGRSQLLRGNPGSTGGARLLRGDPGSSGGIPVPQRRSCLLRRDPGSAEEIPAPRRRSRLLRRDPGSAEEIPAPRRKSRLLRRDPGSPAPPFPMAVGRRSLSSTAPAPQTGRPRSRRRVARGAYLVSP; encoded by the exons ATGAAAGCTGAGATAACAGAGACGTCAAATCACCTAAACTTTATTATATGGCAGCTGGCCCGCTATCATCCCCTCAGCGCAGCCCTTCAGGGGAAATGCCGGCTCCACAGGGAGAGCCCGGCTCCACAGAGATCCCCGCTTTTCAGGGGAAGCCCGGGTCTACAAGGGAGATCCCAGCTCCTGAGGGGAAATCCCGGCTCCACAGGGGGAGCCCGGCTCCTCAGGG GAGATCCCGGCTCCTCAGGCGGGATCCCGGTTCCGCAGAGGAGATCCTGTCTCCTCAGGAGGGATCCTGGTTCGGCAGAGGAGATCCCGGCTCCCCGGAGGAGATCCCGGCTCCTCAGGCGGGATCCTGGTTCGGCAGAGGAGATCCCGGCTCCCCGGAGGAAATCCCGGCTCCTCAGGCGGGATCCCGGCTCCCCCGCCCCGCCGTTCCCCATGGCCGTCGGGCGGCGCTCGCTCTCCAGCACCGCCCCGGCCCCTCAGACCGGCCGCCCCCGCTCTCGGCGGAGGGTTGCGCGGGGCGCGTATCTTGTTTCTCCGTGA
- the BTBD10 gene encoding BTB/POZ domain-containing protein 10 isoform X2 gives MAGRPHPYDSNSSDPENWDRKLHNRPRKLCKHSSTSSRVAKGIDYTKMSLHGASGGHERSRDRRRSSDRSRDSSHERAESQLTPCIRNVTSPTRQYHSDREKDHSSSRPSSPRPQKTSPNGSVVSMGTSSRNSSQSSSDGSCKAGGEMVFVYENGKEGARNVRTSERVTLIVDNTRFVVDPSIFTAQPNTMLGRMFGSGREHNFTRPNEKGEYEVAEGIGSTVFRAILDYYKTGVIRCPDGISIPELREACDYLCISFEYSTIKCRDLSALMHELSNDGARKQFEFYLEEMILPLMVASAQSGERECHIVVLTDDDVVDWDEEYPPQMGEEYSQIIYSTKLYRFFKYIENRDVAKSVLKERGLKKIRLGIEGYPTYKEKVKKRPGGRPEVIYNYVQRPFIRMSWEKEEGKSRHVDFQCVKSKSITNLAAAAADIPQDQLVVMHPTPQVDELDILPMHPAPGSSELEAEGQNPPL, from the exons ATGGCAGGACGGCCTCATCCTTATGACAGTAACTCCAGTGATCCAGAGAATTGGGATCGGAAATTGCATAATAGACCTCGTAAACTTTGTAAACATTCAAG cacCTCATCCCGTGTTGCTAAAGGAATAGACTACACCAAAATGAGCCTCCATGGTGCGAGCGGTGGACACGAGAGATCAAGGGACAGGCGCAGATCCAGTGACAGGTCTCGTGACTCGTCCCACGAAAGAGCAGAATCTCAGCTCACTCCATGCATCAGGAATGTCACTTCACCAACAAGACAGTATCATTCTG ATCGCGAGAAGGATCACAGTTCATCTCGGCccagcagcccccggccccaGAAGACGTCCCCCAATGGTTCTGTTGTCAGCAtgggcaccagcagcaggaacagcagccagTCCAGCTCCGATGGCAGCTGCAAGGCTGGTGGGGAAATGGTGTTCGTGTATGAAAATGGCAAAGAGGGAGCTCGCAACGTCAGAACCTCCGAGCGAGTAACGCTCATCGTGGACAACACCAGATTTGTTGTAGATCCTTCCATCTTCACTGCGCAACCTAACACAATGTTGGGCAG GATGTTTGGATCAGGCAGAGAACACAACTTTACACGGCCCAATGAAAAAGGAGAGTATGAAGTTGCTGAAGGAATTGGTTCCACTGTGTTTCGTGCTATTCTG GATTACTACAAGACTGGGGTGATCCGCTGTCCTGATGGGATATCTATTCCTGAACTGAGGGAAGCATGTGACTATCTCTGTATCTCCTTTGAGTATAGTACTATAAAATGCAGAGATCTTA GTGCTCTCATGCATGAATTGTCAAATGATGGTGCTCGCAAGCAATTTGAGTTTTACCTGGAAGAAATGATTCTCCCATTGATGGTAGCCAGTGCCCAAAGTGGGGAGAGGGAGTGCCACATTGTTGTGCTGACAGATGATGATGTTGTTGACTGGGATGAAGAGTATCCCCCCCAAATGGGAGAGGAGTATTCACAAA ttaTTTACAGCACAAAGTTGTATAGATTCTTCAAATACATTGAAAACAGAGACGTGGCCAAATCAGTTCTGAAGGAAAGGGGGCTCAAGAAGATCCGACTGGGCATTGAAG GTTACCCCACGTACaaggagaaggtgaagaagcGGCCGGGCGGGAGGCCGGAGGTGATCTACAACTACGTGCAGAGGCCGTTCATCCGCATGTCgtgggagaaggaggaggggaagagccGGCACGTTGACTTCCAGTGCGTGAAGAGCAAATCCATCACCAACCtggcggcggcagcagcagacATCCCGCAGGACCAGCTGGTGGTGATGCACCCCACGCCGCAGGTGGACGAGCTGGACATCCTGCCCATGCACCCCGCCCCTGGCAGCAGCGAGCTGGAGGCCGAGGGCCAGAACCCCCCGCTCTGA
- the BTBD10 gene encoding BTB/POZ domain-containing protein 10 isoform X3: MSLHGASGGHERSRDRRRSSDRSRDSSHERAESQLTPCIRNVTSPTRQYHSDREKDHSSSRPSSPRPQKTSPNGSVVSMGTSSRNSSQSSSDGSCKAGGEMVFVYENGKEGARNVRTSERVTLIVDNTRFVVDPSIFTAQPNTMLGRMFGSGREHNFTRPNEKGEYEVAEGIGSTVFRAILDYYKTGVIRCPDGISIPELREACDYLCISFEYSTIKCRDLSALMHELSNDGARKQFEFYLEEMILPLMVASAQSGERECHIVVLTDDDVVDWDEEYPPQMGEEYSQIIYSTKLYRFFKYIENRDVAKSVLKERGLKKIRLGIEGYPTYKEKVKKRPGGRPEVIYNYVQRPFIRMSWEKEEGKSRHVDFQCVKSKSITNLAAAAADIPQDQLVVMHPTPQVDELDILPMHPAPGSSELEAEGQNPPL; this comes from the exons ATGAGCCTCCATGGTGCGAGCGGTGGACACGAGAGATCAAGGGACAGGCGCAGATCCAGTGACAGGTCTCGTGACTCGTCCCACGAAAGAGCAGAATCTCAGCTCACTCCATGCATCAGGAATGTCACTTCACCAACAAGACAGTATCATTCTG ATCGCGAGAAGGATCACAGTTCATCTCGGCccagcagcccccggccccaGAAGACGTCCCCCAATGGTTCTGTTGTCAGCAtgggcaccagcagcaggaacagcagccagTCCAGCTCCGATGGCAGCTGCAAGGCTGGTGGGGAAATGGTGTTCGTGTATGAAAATGGCAAAGAGGGAGCTCGCAACGTCAGAACCTCCGAGCGAGTAACGCTCATCGTGGACAACACCAGATTTGTTGTAGATCCTTCCATCTTCACTGCGCAACCTAACACAATGTTGGGCAG GATGTTTGGATCAGGCAGAGAACACAACTTTACACGGCCCAATGAAAAAGGAGAGTATGAAGTTGCTGAAGGAATTGGTTCCACTGTGTTTCGTGCTATTCTG GATTACTACAAGACTGGGGTGATCCGCTGTCCTGATGGGATATCTATTCCTGAACTGAGGGAAGCATGTGACTATCTCTGTATCTCCTTTGAGTATAGTACTATAAAATGCAGAGATCTTA GTGCTCTCATGCATGAATTGTCAAATGATGGTGCTCGCAAGCAATTTGAGTTTTACCTGGAAGAAATGATTCTCCCATTGATGGTAGCCAGTGCCCAAAGTGGGGAGAGGGAGTGCCACATTGTTGTGCTGACAGATGATGATGTTGTTGACTGGGATGAAGAGTATCCCCCCCAAATGGGAGAGGAGTATTCACAAA ttaTTTACAGCACAAAGTTGTATAGATTCTTCAAATACATTGAAAACAGAGACGTGGCCAAATCAGTTCTGAAGGAAAGGGGGCTCAAGAAGATCCGACTGGGCATTGAAG GTTACCCCACGTACaaggagaaggtgaagaagcGGCCGGGCGGGAGGCCGGAGGTGATCTACAACTACGTGCAGAGGCCGTTCATCCGCATGTCgtgggagaaggaggaggggaagagccGGCACGTTGACTTCCAGTGCGTGAAGAGCAAATCCATCACCAACCtggcggcggcagcagcagacATCCCGCAGGACCAGCTGGTGGTGATGCACCCCACGCCGCAGGTGGACGAGCTGGACATCCTGCCCATGCACCCCGCCCCTGGCAGCAGCGAGCTGGAGGCCGAGGGCCAGAACCCCCCGCTCTGA